CCGCTTTTCGCCGATTCGGCCTCTTTTTCCGCCGCGCCGGTTTCCGCAGGGGAATTCCGACGCGAAGTTTCATCAGCCGGAGATTGCGCCGATTCTTCTATAATAATATCGACAGTATCCGTATCCGTATTTTTTTCCGACATGGTTCCTCCCGTAAAAAGTCAATGAATAAAATTGAACGAACGCCGCCGCAAAACGACGGAATATCGTCCGTTCGCATAAAATATCGCAATCGATCTTGCTCCGGAGCCGGCAAAAAAAGCGACGGACTTTCAAGCCGCCTCCTGAACACAATAGCTTAGGTTATAAAAAACGTACGTCCGCACGCACCCGTACCGGTACGGAACGGACGGTCTCGAATCGACATCAGTATATAATATGCGAAATTTTCGGTAAAAAAGCAAATTTTCATTCCCGCTTATCGAGAGCGGCCGTAATGAACAATTCGTCCTGATACCAGTCTATCCGGAGCGAAAAAATTTCTTCCGAATAGCCGGCGGCGGATATTTTAAATTTCCAAACGTTGCCCGTTTTCAATTTTGCAGGATCCATATCCGCCAACGGAACCCATTTGGCGCCGTACAAAACGGAAACGTCCGGTTCGCCGGAGATCCGCTTACCGCTCGCCGCCTCGAACACGATCGGATGCACGCTGATCGAACGCACCGCGTATTTTTGCAAATCGAGCGACGCGGAAACGGCTTCTTTTTCCACCGGCAGCGACTGCCACCACACGTACGGCCCGGCGGCGACTTTTATCCGGTAATTTCCCGGCCGCACATACACCGGTTTCGACCGGTACCGCTTCAATTCGGAAGCTGCGGCCGGGATGTCGTCTTCGACGACATCGGCGAGGGTCAGCACGCGGCGGCTGCCGGCAACTTCGGGAATACGGTCGTTGTCGTTCTTAAAGAAAAACGCCCGTATCGGCAAATCCGCTTCAGCGGAAGCCGTATCCGGCAGCGTTACCGTCACGGTTACCGGCGTGTAATATGAACGCAGCAGATATTTATGAACCAGTCCCGCGTTCCAGGCAGCCGCCGCACCGATTACCGCTATTCCCGCCGCCGCGGCGCACAGCAGAACGGTGCGAAGCGTATGCTTGCGCGGAACGAATTGCGGGCACTCGAACGGTTTGGCACCTGAAAGTATCATTCTGGCAAGATTTTCGCGCAGCAGACGCGCGTCGTATTCTTTCAGATACCGTTTGACTATCGCTATGACAGGTTCTATCGTCTGATAGCGGCGCGCGGGATTCGACCGGATCATTTTTTTTATGAGCCGGCTCACCGTTCGGGGAATCGACGCGTCTATTTTTTCCGGCGCGATGTATTTGCCTTTTTGAATCTGCGCGAGCGTTCCGGCGGAAAGCGAACCGGGAAACGGTTTGGTTCCGGTAACCGTCTCGTACAGCATGACGCCCATCGCGTAAATATCGGCGCGGCAGTCCACCGTTTTACTGTCCGTAAATTGTTCAGGCGGCATGTACGACGGAGTGCCGAGCGTTACGCCCGATTGCGTCAGCGTGTCTTCGGATTCTTTATCGCTGACTGCAATCCCGAAATCGGCCAATTTTACCGCGGCATTCTTGGAGATCAGTATATTACCGGGCTTGATGTCGCGATGGACGATTCCCTTCTTGTGCGCATATTTGAGCGCGTAACAGGCGTCCAGAAAAACGAGCAGTGCAATTTCAACCGGCAGTGCCGTTTGTTTTTGAATCAGCTTGTCGAGCGACATGCCGTCCACGAATTCCAGCGCGATATAGTGATACGGGCCTTCCGTAAAATAATCGTACATGTGCACGATGTACGGACTGTGCAGATCGAGCAGAATCTGCGCTTCACGCTTGAACCGTTCCCGTACCGCCGGATTTCCGCGGATCGTCAGTTTTTTGATGATAATCTGACGTTTCAAAGACGGATGTTCGGCTTTATAGACGGTGCCCATACCGCCCTGCGCGACTACCGATAAAATTTTATATTTTCCGATCATCTCTGGCGTATCGCCCATACGAAACCTCCCGTAACGGTGCAATTCATACCGGCAGTATATCCGTTTCGGGATCGAACGGTCTGCCGGTCGGAACGAACGCCGCGTTGCATAGCAGCGGATTGTGAATCTGAATAAACGAATTTTCGCGGCGCCGCACGTACGCACCCGATACGGGACGATGCCCGCTCACGTACACGGCGTCCGGAAAAAGCGGCAAAAGCGTTTTCAGCATTGCAGACACGTTTTCGGGAGTGCCGCTTCCGTTGTCGGTCCACGTGAGCCCCTCGATGACGGCGGCGTCTTCCATACCGTCCACAAGCTGCTGCCGGGTGTAAGCGGCGCGCGGCTCGGCGTGGGAAGCGACGCAGCCGGAACACACGGCGATCAGCGGCAGCCTGTTTTCAAAATAGGAAAACAGATGCAGAATATCGTCCCCGTAATACTCTGCGACGAACGCCTTTACCATTTCGCCTTCCTGAGCGAATTTCCGGAACGGGTGATTACCGCCGCCTTCGGCGTTCAGGATATTTTCATGATTGCCTTTCAGAAAATGAAAATATCCGGGAAACGCGCATTTGCACCGCATGACCGCCGCCATCAGTGCAAGGCTTTCCCGCATTTCGGCACACATCGATTCTCCGGCAACGATTCCGGCAAGAAAATCATCGTACGCAAGCAGCCACCGTTCCCGATTCGTTTCCGAATGAAAGCCGTCGCCCAGACACACGACGCGCAGCAGCCGCTTGTTCAGCAGCGTAAAAACGGAATCGGTCGGGTCGGCGCCCGGAATACGGTCGGAAAACGCGGAAGACGCCATCAAGCGGGCAAAAAACGCCGCACGCGCGTGCAGGTCGGGAACCAGAAGAACCGGAACCCGCACGTCTTCCGTAAAATCGAGCAATCCGCCCGGCCCGTGCGAAACGGCCGAAAAAGGCCGGTACGACGGAGATTCGCCGTCGAGTACCGTTCCGGCTTCATCGAGCAGCCCGAACAGTTCCTTATACGGAATCAACTCGGAACGCGACGCAATGAGACCTATATCTTTAAGCGAAAATTTCCTTTTTGAAATACGAACCTCCAAGTACGGCCGGAAACGGATTGAACGATCAGGATATGATCAGATTCGCGTTGCCGATGGTGATTTTATCACCGGAGTTCAGCTTTACGTATTTATCGGACGGAATGCGCCGCCCGTTCAAAAACGTTCCGTTCGTGCTGTTTTCGTCTTTCAAAAAATACGCGTCCTTGATCTTCTGGATCAGCGCGTGATGACGGCTCGCCAATTTATTATCGATGATGATGTTGTTTTCAGGCGCGCGCCCGATCGATATTTTGGCAACCAATTTGATCTTATTATTATTGAACATCAGATAAGAAACTTTATCGGTGTCCGCCAGCATCTCAAGCCGTTGACCGACTTTGCTCGTCGTGATTATCGTATTATCCTGCATGAATTACATTATATATTCAAACGGCGTATCCGTCAAACGCGCGCCGAATGCAGATGCGTTATGGCTGCGGCGAGCGCGTCGGCGGCGTGATCCGGTTCGGGGGGAGCTTCAAGGCCCAAAAGGAGCCGCACGTATTCCTGTACCAGTTTTTTACCTGCCGAAGCGGTTCCCGTTACCGACAGTTTTATCGTATTAGGCGTGTATTCGCCGAGCGGCACGCAATGCTGCGCCAGACACAGCGTCGCAACGCCGCGCGCTTCGGCAACGGCCATCGCGCTCGACACGTTTTTGGCAAAATAGAGCGTCTCCATCCCGGCCTCCCGCGGCTGCCATTCGTCCAATACCGCGCACAGACGGGAATAAATGGCGAGCAGCCGCTCACCGCGCGGCGCGGAAGCGGGTGTTTCGATCACTCCGTACGCAACGAGCCGGTAGCGGTTCCCGCAGCTTTCGACTACGCCGTATCCGGTGGAAGCGAGGCCCGGATCTATACCGAGCACGCGGCGTGTCCGTTCCTCCGCGCGTATAAAAAAACCGGAGTTTTCGGCTCCGGTTTTTTGCGTCCCCGGCAGGGGATTGAACGCAGGTGAATTATTCTTCACCGAATCCTTCCGGATATTCGGCGTTACTGTACACGTTCTGAACGTCGTCGTCTTCTTCAAGCCGATCGATCAGTTTCTGCACTTTCGTCGCCGTTTCCATATCGATGGCCGAATACATGTCGGGAACCATCGCGACTTCCGCGGAAACCGATTCGTATCCCTTATTCTGCAGCGCTTCCAAAACGCTTTCAAACGCGGACGGATCGGTCGTAACGGTTACGACGCCGTCTTCGCTGACGATATCTTCCGCACCCGCTTCAAGCGCCGCTTCCATGACTTCGTCTTCACTGACCGCTTCCGCATCGTATTCGATAACGCCCTTGCGGTTGAACATGTACGCAACGGAACCGGTCGCGCCCAAGTTTCCGCCGGTCTTTGAAAAAATATTGCGGACGTTCGCAGCCGCACGGTTGTTGTTGTCGGTCAGAACTTCGACCAGAATGGCCACTCCGCCCGGTCCGTAACCTTCGTACAGTTTTTCTTCAAATATGGCACCGCCGAGTTCACCGGTACCTTTTTTGATTGCCCGTTCGATATTATCTTTCGGCATGTTCGCCGCACGGGCTTTCAGCATGGCGGTACGCAGGCGCGGATTCGATCCGGGATCGCCGCCGCCCATACGAGCTGCAATAGAAATCTCTTTAATAAACTTTGTAAACAACTGACCGCGTTTTGCGTCGGCGGCGCCTTTGGCGTGTTTGATCGTCGCCCATTTACTGTGTCCAGACATCGGAACTCCTTATATATGCATATAAAAATTCATAGCGCATAAAATGTGTAATATATTTTCTTTTATTATAACGCAATTAAAAAAAACGTGTCAAGCATGTAACATACGTATCTATCAATATGGAAGAGAAGCGCCGCCGATTCCGGCAATTTCCGTTTTTTCGGAATTATGCATAAAACAACGAAACGTCCGTATTGACACTTTTTCAGTTCCGTGATAGTATGACCGAGTTACGGCGACATAGCTCAGTAGGTAGAGCAAACGGCTCATATCCGTTCGGTCATAGGTTCAATCCCTATTGTCGCTATCGGAAAGCTCCCCTTTTTGGGAGCTTTTTTCATTTTTATGCGGGAATTTTGCGGAAATTTCATCATCGATTATTTTACCGCATAAAACGGAGGAACTATGGTACCCGAAATATTTAAAGCACCGTTCAAAGGACGGTCTCTGCTGAACTGGATCGCATACACTCCGCAGGAGATATTGCAGATTCTCAGCATCGCCGAACAGGTCAAGGCCGAATCGAAACGGGGCGAAATCCATCAGCGTTTTATCGGAAAAACGATCGCACTCATCTTTGAAAAACGTTCGACCCGTACCAGATGTTCCTTCGAGACGGCGTTCGGGGAAGAAGGCGGCCACCCCGTTTTCCTTTCCGCACAGGATATCCAACTCGGCGCGAAGGAATCGGTCGAAGACACCGCGCGCGTGTTGGGCAGAATGTTTTCCGCCATTGAATTCCGCGGATTTTCCCAAAAACACGTAGAACTGCTCGCCGAATATTCGGGCGTTCCGGTTATCAACGGACTCACCGATGAATTCCATCCAACGCAAGCGCTTGCGGACGTATTGACCTTAAAAGAACACTTCGGCTCACTCAAGGGACTGCACCTGGCGTTCTGCGGAGACGGACGGAACAACGTCGCACGCTCGCTCATGCTGATCTGCGCGAAACTCGGCATCCACTTTACGATCGTCAGTCCCGAAGCGCTGTTTCCCGATCGGGAAATACAGACGATCTGCGCGCCGTTCGCGGAGAAA
This sequence is a window from Treponema brennaborense DSM 12168. Protein-coding genes within it:
- a CDS encoding serine/threonine protein kinase, which encodes MGDTPEMIGKYKILSVVAQGGMGTVYKAEHPSLKRQIIIKKLTIRGNPAVRERFKREAQILLDLHSPYIVHMYDYFTEGPYHYIALEFVDGMSLDKLIQKQTALPVEIALLVFLDACYALKYAHKKGIVHRDIKPGNILISKNAAVKLADFGIAVSDKESEDTLTQSGVTLGTPSYMPPEQFTDSKTVDCRADIYAMGVMLYETVTGTKPFPGSLSAGTLAQIQKGKYIAPEKIDASIPRTVSRLIKKMIRSNPARRYQTIEPVIAIVKRYLKEYDARLLRENLARMILSGAKPFECPQFVPRKHTLRTVLLCAAAAGIAVIGAAAAWNAGLVHKYLLRSYYTPVTVTVTLPDTASAEADLPIRAFFFKNDNDRIPEVAGSRRVLTLADVVEDDIPAAASELKRYRSKPVYVRPGNYRIKVAAGPYVWWQSLPVEKEAVSASLDLQKYAVRSISVHPIVFEAASGKRISGEPDVSVLYGAKWVPLADMDPAKLKTGNVWKFKISAAGYSEEIFSLRIDWYQDELFITAALDKRE
- a CDS encoding FHA domain-containing protein, whose protein sequence is MQDNTIITTSKVGQRLEMLADTDKVSYLMFNNNKIKLVAKISIGRAPENNIIIDNKLASRHHALIQKIKDAYFLKDENSTNGTFLNGRRIPSDKYVKLNSGDKITIGNANLIIS
- the ruvC gene encoding crossover junction endodeoxyribonuclease RuvC, whose product is MKNNSPAFNPLPGTQKTGAENSGFFIRAEERTRRVLGIDPGLASTGYGVVESCGNRYRLVAYGVIETPASAPRGERLLAIYSRLCAVLDEWQPREAGMETLYFAKNVSSAMAVAEARGVATLCLAQHCVPLGEYTPNTIKLSVTGTASAGKKLVQEYVRLLLGLEAPPEPDHAADALAAAITHLHSARV
- a CDS encoding YebC/PmpR family DNA-binding transcriptional regulator, with amino-acid sequence MSGHSKWATIKHAKGAADAKRGQLFTKFIKEISIAARMGGGDPGSNPRLRTAMLKARAANMPKDNIERAIKKGTGELGGAIFEEKLYEGYGPGGVAILVEVLTDNNNRAAANVRNIFSKTGGNLGATGSVAYMFNRKGVIEYDAEAVSEDEVMEAALEAGAEDIVSEDGVVTVTTDPSAFESVLEALQNKGYESVSAEVAMVPDMYSAIDMETATKVQKLIDRLEEDDDVQNVYSNAEYPEGFGEE
- the argF gene encoding ornithine carbamoyltransferase gives rise to the protein MVPEIFKAPFKGRSLLNWIAYTPQEILQILSIAEQVKAESKRGEIHQRFIGKTIALIFEKRSTRTRCSFETAFGEEGGHPVFLSAQDIQLGAKESVEDTARVLGRMFSAIEFRGFSQKHVELLAEYSGVPVINGLTDEFHPTQALADVLTLKEHFGSLKGLHLAFCGDGRNNVARSLMLICAKLGIHFTIVSPEALFPDREIQTICAPFAEKSGSKITISADISLVKDADSIYTDVWVSMGEEALKESRTKLLSPYQVNEALMKATGKKDCIFLHCLPAVKGEEVTSDVFEGSCSKVWDQAENRKHTIKAIMLALM